A portion of the Meriones unguiculatus strain TT.TT164.6M chromosome 14, Bangor_MerUng_6.1, whole genome shotgun sequence genome contains these proteins:
- the LOC110548187 gene encoding large ribosomal subunit protein eL37-like → MSCQGPRPSWVSTAESSFSQSSNASHFIRTLRAKGVPIPKLWQKQDDKKTSSSGKCHSNTHRLCCGCKAHHLQKSTCGKCGYPDRSKRKCNWSARSKRRNITRTGQTRHLNIVYGRFRHGFHEGTTPKPKRAAIAASSSS, encoded by the exons ATGTCCTGCCAGGGACCCCGGCCCAGCTGGGTCAGCACTGCAGAGAGTTCATTTTCTCAGTCATCCAACGCCTCCCACTTTATAAGGACACTGAGAGCCAAAGGAGTGCCCATCCCAAAGCTG TGGCAGAAGCAAGATGACAAAAAGACGTCATCCTCTGGAAAGTGTCACAGTAACACACACAGGTTGTGCTGTGGCTGTAAGGCCCACCACCTTCAGAAGTCGACCTGTGGCAAATGTGGCTACCCTGACAGGAGCAAGAGGAAGTGTAACTGGAGTGCCAGGTCTAAGAGACGGAACATCACCAGGACTGGTCAGACGAGGCACCTGAACATTGTCTATGGCAGATTCAGGCATGGATTCCATGAAGGAACAACACCTAAGCCCAAGAGGGCAGCTATTGCAGCATCCAGTTCATCATGA